The DNA region ATTCGGAGATTTGTAGCGCTCCCGCATGAATGCCTGTTCCTCGGAGGCGTAAGCGCCCTATGCCGAATGCATCGGTTCTCTATTGATCTGTTGGATATAGGGGTTTTCCCAATCGTACTTGCTCTTATTCACATTCATTGAGATACTCTCCTCCAATTATATTTCAACTTTTAAGAGAGCTGATCAGCAGCGAACTCTCATTCTACTTATTATAAGGATGGAATAAATTCTTTAGATATAGCGCATATCAAACAAAAAATAACGAATTTCTAACCTGCATATACGGAGAACAGAAGCACACATAGGTCAAGATCACAATAGGTTTCGATACTGATTGGGTGTCATTCCAGTATATTTTTTAAACACCTGAAAGAAGTACTTTTCGTCATTATATCCGACTTCCACCGCAATATCGCCAATACGCTTACCTGGGTCTTTCAAGAGGATAGCTGCTTGTTCAATCCGTACATTATGCAAGTAGCTTAAAAAACTTATTTTTAATTGCTGCTTGAATAAGAGGCTTAAATAACCTGGTGTGATAAATACCTCTTTTGCAACCGTTTCGCGATTAAGATCCTTATTGAAGTTATTTCGAATGAATTCCAAAATCCTTTGGAATAATTTATTCGATTGTTTCTTGTGATCCAGCTCTTCTGAAATCTTTTCAGCAATCTCGACCATTTCCCTATATATCTCATCCAAATAAGTTTTGGCTAGCTTTTGAGCCATGACTTGCAGATCTTCCCCGAAAATGGTGCTTACATCAATATCTTTTTCGACTCCTAAGCGATAAAGCGCAAAAAAGAGTGAAAAGGTAAACTTCATGGCTATATCCCTAGAGGTGCGTTCCTCGTTTAACGTCTTTTGAAAGAGTAACAATTTCTCCCTTATGGTCTCCGGATTTCCAGACAGGACAGCTTGAAGCAACGTTCTCTCTAAATCGATAGGATAAGCGGTAATATCGACGTTCTTTTCAGTACTTGTCGAAGAATAAACGATTCTTCCCTTACCTCTATAGTAGGTCGAATCCAGCGCATCCATGGCTGTCATGTGTGATGTTTTCAAATGATGGATCTGCTCTCCCGGTACTCCTATTCCAATTGAAACACTGAGCCTCAAAAAAGCAGATGCGTTAGCTTTAATTCGCTGTGAAACGGGGAGTAATTCTACCGCATCACTCTTGAATCTCGAATTCATGACGATGACGATATCATCTTCGTATTCGAACGCAGCACAAAGGAAATCTTCAGCTATCGTATCCTCGCCTAGGTTCTTCAACCCGTATTTTAATAGTTCGATATCATAAGAGTTGTAGGTTTGATATAGCTCTATTAATGTATCGATTTGAATAACCATGACAAAAAAGTGGGAGTGAGGGAAAAGGATTCCGCAAAGTTTTAAATTCTCCACCAATTTTTCATAAGGGCATTCATTACCGATCACGAGGTTTCTTAGTGTTTTTTCGCGTAAAAGGGGTAGGCTTTCACGGAAGCCCTGCTTCAAATATTCTAGGTGATGAATCTGCTTTTGCTCGCTTTTGATTTTTTCTATTAACTTTAATATCGTGTCAAGGATCTCTTTGACCCGGCTTGGCTTAATGAGATAATCGCTAGCTCCGAGTGTGAGCGCTTTTGTTGCATAGGAGAACTCGTCATATCCGCTCATAATAATGGATTTGATATGAGGGTACTTCTCGTTAACTATGGAAATAAGTGTAAGACCATCCATTTCTGGCATGCGTATATCCGTTAACAAAATATCGACAGGGTGTGTTTTGAGGATCTCAAGAGCTTCCACCCCATCACGGGCTTCTGCATTGATAGATACTCCATGTTGATCCCAGTCTATTAGGGACTTAATACCCGTTATGGCTCGTTCTTCGTCATCGACGATCATTAGATTAATTATGATTGACCACCCCCCTGTACCTATACGCTCTTCCCGACTGGAATCGTTAATTCGACCTGCGTCCCGGTCCCAGGCTCGCTAGTGTACTTGAGCCGATAGTTTTCCTTATAATAATATCTTAAACGTTGGATCACATTCTGGATGCCATATCCGCTAGTGTCATCGGATAAAGAAATATCATTGTCCGTAGTGACCTCTGTAATTTGCTTGACAGTTTCGGCATCCATGCCAACCCCGTTATCCTCAATGATGATTTTTAGATAACCACCGTCCAACTCCCCACGGATACTAATCTGCCCACCTTCGCGTTTTCGTTCGATTCCATGAATCAATGCATTTTCAATAAACGGTTGCAAGCTTAATTTCAAAAGGACGAAATGTTCCAATTCATCAGGAATGTCTATCGAATAACGCAGCCTATCCTTAAACCTCATTTGCTGAAGAGTGAGATAGAGCGTAATCAGTTCTTTCTCTTTAGCCATGCTAGTAAAACTTTTCCCCTGGTTTAGGCTTAACCGGAATAATCTGGATAGATTTACCACCATTTCGCTGATTCGATCCTGTCCTGCATATGCGGCTTCCCAATAAATCGTATCGAGCATGTTATAGAGAAAATGCGGATTGATTTGAGACTGCAGGGCTTTTAACTCTGCTTCTTGTTCTTTCAGCTTTAAAATGTAAGCATCGTCAACGAGCGACTTAATATTGCCTACCATTTCATTATATCCGCGGCTTAGTTGGCCGATTTCATCATTGTATTTAACTTCAACTCTCTCGTGGAAGCATCCGTTTTGAAATCGTTTCATCGATTTCAAGAGGTTCCCGACCGGAGCCGTGATCGTCCAGCTCAATGCAGACATTAATGGAATGGAAACCACAAAAGCAAGTCCGATGATCAAGAGCACAAATAATTTAATGGCATTCAACTCTTTAATAAGCGACTTAAGGGGAATAGCGTATAGAATCCGCCAGCCGTTGTCCATTTCGCTGTAGGAGACAAGCATGTCGTCTTGTGATGAATAAACGATTTGGGACCCTTGTTTAATATTTGTTTTTCCTCTATAAATGGAAAAGTTAGGATCGCTTATGGAGTAAAACGCCTTGCCCGCCTCCACAATAGTGTTCCCCAGACTGTCAAGAATGACAATGCCACGCTCTTGATCGTAGAGATTTTTCAGATACTGCTTGCGAATCGTCTCTTTATTCACACCGACAAAAGCAAACCCGATTTGCTTTCCGGTATATACGCTCCGAATGATCCGAGTCATTCCGATTTTATCCTTCTGGTTGTTCACAATAAAAGGATCGTCCTCGTCGTCTAAAGGAAACCAGTACGATGCTCCGCCCAGTGCCATAGTTTGTTTATAAATATCCGTATGCCAAATCTCGTTTAAACTGCCAGAACCGTAACTACCGTCCGTGGCAATCTGGTACAATGGTTCGCTTTTCGTGCCGTAAAGAGCCAAATAATCTAAATTCCCGGTCGCCAGCATTTGATCCATAATGGATGCCATAGGACCAGAGTAAAGCTCCGTTTCCAATTTATCCGTACTAGCAGGTTGGTTTTGCAAACGGTTTTGAATCGTAGATGATAGAGTAAACACCGTCACCCAATCCGAAATGTTTTTTTGCATCCCGGTCAAATTGTTGTCAATGACGTTCACAACAGATAAATTCGAGGCACTGACTTTATTGATAATCTGTGTCTTGGAAGTGATAAATGAGAAATACCCGAACATGAGCGTCACGGCAGTGCAAAACAAAAGGAGGACAATCACAATTTTATTTTTCAGTCTCATATTCATGAAATAAGTGCGCACGGTTTGTCCTCGCCTCTAAAATTTCAAGATTAGCATTTCCATAGCATGTGTCGTTATATGCTGGAAGGAGTAGAACAGAGTCTTTTGTAATCAATGAGTAAAAGACTCTGTTTATGGGGGTTGAGGACATAGTTTAGCCTTTTACGGCCCCTTCCATTACCCCTTTTGTGATTTGATCGTTAAAAAATGCGTAGATAACAATTGCGGGTATGGTGGTGAGCACCATAACAGCAAACTGGGAGCCGTAATCGGAACTATATACACCTGTGAAGTTCATTACCGAAAATGGAAGCGTTTTTAAAGCTTCATTACTAATAAATGTTGAGGCCATAATGAACTCGTTCCAACAGTTCAGGAATGTGGTAATGATCACTGTCACAATAGCGGGCTTTGTCAACGGCGCGATAATTCCAAACACGATCCGATAAATACCGGATCCATCAATCACCGCGGACTCTTCCATCTCCTTAGGGATACTTCGCAAGAATCCCGTGAGTATGAACATATTGAACGGAACAGAAACGGCTGTATAAGGAAGAATCAGTCCAAGATATGAGTCGGTTAGCCCCAGCCATTTAAATATTACAAAATTCGGAAGCAACGTTGCGTGAATCGGAATCATGATCCCTAACAATATGATTGTAAAGAAAAACGAACGCATTTTCCACTGCATTCGCGTGAACGCATAGCTAAGCGTAAGCGATAAGATGACCGTCAGCACGATCGTAACACTCGTGACAAACACGCTATTGAACATATATTTCAGCATGTTACCGTCTACCCAAGCGTTGACATAATTTTGCCATTGCGGATCCAACGGCCACTTTAGAATGTGTTCTGAA from Paenibacillus sp. JNUCC-31 includes:
- a CDS encoding sensor histidine kinase, with protein sequence MRLKNKIVIVLLLFCTAVTLMFGYFSFITSKTQIINKVSASNLSVVNVIDNNLTGMQKNISDWVTVFTLSSTIQNRLQNQPASTDKLETELYSGPMASIMDQMLATGNLDYLALYGTKSEPLYQIATDGSYGSGSLNEIWHTDIYKQTMALGGASYWFPLDDEDDPFIVNNQKDKIGMTRIIRSVYTGKQIGFAFVGVNKETIRKQYLKNLYDQERGIVILDSLGNTIVEAGKAFYSISDPNFSIYRGKTNIKQGSQIVYSSQDDMLVSYSEMDNGWRILYAIPLKSLIKELNAIKLFVLLIIGLAFVVSIPLMSALSWTITAPVGNLLKSMKRFQNGCFHERVEVKYNDEIGQLSRGYNEMVGNIKSLVDDAYILKLKEQEAELKALQSQINPHFLYNMLDTIYWEAAYAGQDRISEMVVNLSRLFRLSLNQGKSFTSMAKEKELITLYLTLQQMRFKDRLRYSIDIPDELEHFVLLKLSLQPFIENALIHGIERKREGGQISIRGELDGGYLKIIIEDNGVGMDAETVKQITEVTTDNDISLSDDTSGYGIQNVIQRLRYYYKENYRLKYTSEPGTGTQVELTIPVGKSV
- a CDS encoding response regulator; amino-acid sequence: MIVDDEERAITGIKSLIDWDQHGVSINAEARDGVEALEILKTHPVDILLTDIRMPEMDGLTLISIVNEKYPHIKSIIMSGYDEFSYATKALTLGASDYLIKPSRVKEILDTILKLIEKIKSEQKQIHHLEYLKQGFRESLPLLREKTLRNLVIGNECPYEKLVENLKLCGILFPHSHFFVMVIQIDTLIELYQTYNSYDIELLKYGLKNLGEDTIAEDFLCAAFEYEDDIVIVMNSRFKSDAVELLPVSQRIKANASAFLRLSVSIGIGVPGEQIHHLKTSHMTAMDALDSTYYRGKGRIVYSSTSTEKNVDITAYPIDLERTLLQAVLSGNPETIREKLLLFQKTLNEERTSRDIAMKFTFSLFFALYRLGVEKDIDVSTIFGEDLQVMAQKLAKTYLDEIYREMVEIAEKISEELDHKKQSNKLFQRILEFIRNNFNKDLNRETVAKEVFITPGYLSLLFKQQLKISFLSYLHNVRIEQAAILLKDPGKRIGDIAVEVGYNDEKYFFQVFKKYTGMTPNQYRNLL
- a CDS encoding carbohydrate ABC transporter permease, whose amino-acid sequence is MKARAKFGIWVFLSIIALLQLFPLIWLINNSFNTSADFYSEHILKWPLDPQWQNYVNAWVDGNMLKYMFNSVFVTSVTIVLTVILSLTLSYAFTRMQWKMRSFFFTIILLGIMIPIHATLLPNFVIFKWLGLTDSYLGLILPYTAVSVPFNMFILTGFLRSIPKEMEESAVIDGSGIYRIVFGIIAPLTKPAIVTVIITTFLNCWNEFIMASTFISNEALKTLPFSVMNFTGVYSSDYGSQFAVMVLTTIPAIVIYAFFNDQITKGVMEGAVKG